Proteins from a genomic interval of Trifolium pratense cultivar HEN17-A07 linkage group LG6, ARS_RC_1.1, whole genome shotgun sequence:
- the LOC123889332 gene encoding protein SCARECROW-like, producing the protein MAACALFNGGGNSDETNLSNNNNNSTASNSSNISSEDLHHNMLQTQPHHSERKLLRKRMASEMELQLHNNNNNSSSDNYHRFPRRNNNNISSLNCSLPSATQKGVTTTTTTTTLLAAGTNNSTSTNNNNYHYHNNNINNNNNNSNVALSRDNVCIQNYPTVSVTTNYSTMLLPSSSSNNLNNSSNSASNYTHFQPPLVEEQNNPLPSICGFSGLPLFPSQNQNNRNNGSSNIITCAAANIVDVVSPSMMEETSATTNWIDGILKDLIHTSNSVSISQLINNVREIIYPCNPNLALVLEHRLRLLTETIPQNCSSSVVTERKRNNNTEQQQQQQQQSVVNVNVLAAPNVNSSVKLMNRVDDIVQTSLHFSDSSHVLNQNQNIFPNWVVPQNQINSNNNNNPSVSSVNLPSQQDQQHQEHHQEDLAPARTAETTSAELALTRKKKEEIKEQKKKDEEGLHLLTLLLQCAEAVSAENLEQANKMLLEISQLSTPFGTSAQRVAAYFSEAISARLVSSCLGIYTTLPPHITPHNQKVASAFQVFNGISPFVKFSHFTANQAIQEAFEREERVHIIDLDIMQGLQWPGLFHILASRPGGPPYVRLTGLGTSMETLEATGKRLSDFASKLGLPFEFFPVAEKVGNIDPDKLNVSKSEAVAVHWLQHSLYDVTGSDTNTLWLLQRLAPKVVTVVEQDLSNAGSFLGRFVEAIHYYSALFDSLGSSYGEESEERHVVEQQLLSREIRNVLAVGGPSRSGEIKFHNWREKLQQCGFRGISLAGNAATQASLLLGMFPSEGYTLVEDNGILKLGWKDLCLLTASAWRPPFHTNNVIPHHN; encoded by the exons ATGGCTGCTTGTGCTTTGTTCAATGGTGGTGGAAATAGTGATGAAACCAATTtgagcaacaacaacaataatagtACTGCTTCTAACTCCAGCAACATAAGCAGTGAAGATTTACACCACAACATGTTACAAACACAACCTCATCATTCTGAAAGAAAATTACTCAGAAAAAGAATGGCTTCTGAAATGGAACTTCAActtcacaacaacaacaacaattctTCTTCTGATAATTATCATAGATTTCCTCGtcgcaacaacaacaacatatccTCATTGAATTGCTCTTTACCCTCAGCCACACAAAAAGGTGTCACtactacaacaacaacaacaacattattAGCCGCAGGTACAAACAATAGTACtagtactaataataataactatcattatcataacaataatattaataataataataataatagtaatgttGCTTTGTCACGAGATAACGTTTGTATTCAAAATTACCCAACTGTATCCGTCACAACCAACTACTCCACTATGTTGctaccttcttcttcttccaacaaTCTCAACAATTCCTCAAACTCTGCTTCAAACTACACCCATTTTCAACCACCACTTGTAGAAGAACAAAACAACCCTCTTCCTTCAATCTGTGGATTCTCTGGTTTACCACTTTTTCCATctcaaaaccaaaacaacagAAACAATGGTAGTAGTAACATAATAACTTGTGCAGCTGCTAATATTGTTGATGTTGTTTCACCTTCTATGATGGAAGAAACCTCAGCTACAACAAATTGGATTGATGGTATTCTAAAAGATCTTATTCATACTTCTAACAGTGTTTCCATTTCTCAACTCATCAATAATGTTAGAGAGATTATATATCCTTGTAATCCAAATCTTGCTCTTGTTCTTGAACATAGACTTCGTCTTCTCACTGAAACTATACCACAAAACTGTTCATCATCTGTTGTTACagagagaaaaagaaacaacaacacagaacaacaacaacaacaacaacaacaaagtgTTGTTAATGTTAATGTTTTAGCAGCTCCTAATGTTAATTCCTCAGTGAAACTTATGAATcgtgttgatgacattgttcaAACAAGTTTACATTTTTCTGATTCATCACATGTTttgaatcaaaatcaaaacattttTCCTAATTGGGTTGTGCctcaaaatcaaatcaatagcaacaacaataacaacccTTCAGTTTCATCGGTTAATTTACCTTCACAACAAGATCAACAACATCAAGAACATCATCAAGAAGATCTTGCACCTGCAAGAACAGCAGAAACTACTTCTGCTGAGTTGGCACTaacaagaaagaagaaagagGAGATTAAAGAACAgaagaagaaagatgaagaAGGTTTACACCTTCTAACACTACTTCTCCAATGTGCAGAAGCTGTATCAGCAGAGAATCTAGAACAAGCAAACAAGATGTTACTCGAGATTTCGCAGCTCTCGACGCCTTTCGGTACATCAGCACAAAGAGTAGCAGCTTATTTCTCAGAAGCAATTTCAGCAAGACTAGTGAGTTCATGTTTAGGAATCTACACAACACTTCCACCACACATTACACCACATAATCAAAAAGTTGCTTCAGCTTTTCAAGTATTCAATGGAATTAGCCCATTTGTGAAATTCTCTCATTTCACTGCTAATCAAGCTATACAAGAAGCAtttgaaagagaagaaagagTTCACATAATAGATCTTGATATAATGCAAGGTTTACAATGGCCTGGTTTGTTTCATATTCTTGCTTCGAGACCCGGTGGACCGCCTTATGTGAGACTCACTGGTTTAGGTACTTCCATGGAAACACTTGAAGCTACTGGTAAACGTTTGTCTGATTTTGCATCTAAACTTGGTCTTCCTTTTGAGTTCTTTCCTGTTGCTGAGAAAGTTGGAAACATTGATCCTGATAAGCTTAATGTTAGTAAATCAGAAGCTGTTGCTGTTCATTGGTTGCAACATTCTTTATATGATGTTACTGGATCAGATACAAACACTTTGTGGCTCTTGCAAAG GTTGGCACCTAAAGTGGTAACAGTAGTGGAACAAGACTTAAGCAATGCAGGTTCATTTTTAGGAAGGTTTGTGGAAGCAATACATTACTACTCAGCACTATTTGATTCTCTTGGTTCAAGCTATGGTGAAGAGAGTGAAGAGAGACATGTCGTGGAGCAACAGCTATTATCACGGGAGATTCGTAATGTACTTGCAGTTGGAGGACCATCAAGGAGTGGTGAAATAAAGTTTCATAATTGGAGAGAAAAACTTCAACAGTGTGGTTTTAGAGGTATCTCTTTGGCTGGTAATGCTGCTACTCAAGCTAGTCTTCTTCTTGGCATGTTCCCTTCTGAAGGGTATACTTTAGTTGAGGATAATGGTATCCTAAAACTTGGTTGGAAAGATCTTTGTTTACTTACTGCTTCTGCTTGGAGACCTCCTTTTCATACCAATAATGTCATTCCACATCATAACTAA